In a genomic window of Sphingomonas sp. LR60:
- a CDS encoding phytase, whose amino-acid sequence MRRALPLALLLSGCATATPVAQPAADTVPTVAATAETDPVDTAADAADDPAIWRNPRDPAKSLVIGTDKQAGIHVYDLKGKRLSFTPAARLNNVDLRDLGARVIVAASDRADKAHGHVALFTLDTARARLVPLGRYQSGAGEAYGMCLWQRARDKALFGFVVMKDGRVDQVAIDLAAATPRVTTVRSMKLATQAEGCVADDRTGLLYVAEEDVGIWRFGADPAAPVTGTKVASVDGKTLVADAEGLAIAPRGRTGGYLVVSSQGDSKYTLYRLPDVTFAGYFRVGGGTIDGTSETDGIELALGDFGPDYPGGLFVAQDGDNAPDTQNFKYVSWNKVLRALKLR is encoded by the coding sequence GTGAGGCGCGCACTGCCGCTCGCGCTGTTGCTGTCCGGCTGTGCGACGGCGACGCCGGTCGCACAGCCGGCGGCCGACACCGTGCCGACTGTCGCCGCGACCGCGGAAACCGATCCGGTCGACACCGCCGCGGATGCCGCGGACGATCCCGCGATCTGGCGCAACCCGCGCGATCCCGCGAAGAGCCTCGTGATCGGCACCGACAAGCAGGCGGGCATCCACGTCTACGACCTGAAGGGCAAACGCCTGTCGTTCACGCCGGCGGCGCGGCTCAACAACGTCGACCTGCGCGACCTCGGCGCGCGCGTGATCGTCGCGGCGAGCGATCGTGCCGACAAGGCGCACGGGCATGTCGCCTTGTTCACGCTCGATACCGCCCGCGCGCGGCTGGTGCCGCTCGGCCGCTATCAGTCGGGCGCGGGCGAGGCCTATGGCATGTGCCTGTGGCAGCGCGCGCGCGACAAGGCGCTGTTCGGGTTCGTGGTGATGAAGGACGGGCGCGTCGATCAGGTCGCGATCGACCTCGCCGCTGCGACGCCGCGCGTCACCACCGTCCGCTCGATGAAGCTCGCGACCCAGGCCGAGGGCTGCGTCGCGGACGATCGCACCGGGTTGTTGTATGTCGCGGAGGAGGACGTCGGGATCTGGCGCTTCGGCGCCGATCCGGCCGCGCCGGTCACCGGCACGAAGGTCGCGTCGGTCGACGGCAAGACGCTGGTCGCGGATGCCGAGGGGCTCGCGATCGCGCCGCGCGGACGGACCGGCGGATATCTCGTCGTTTCCAGCCAGGGCGACAGCAAATACACGCTCTACCGGCTACCGGACGTCACCTTCGCGGGGTATTTTCGCGTCGGCGGTGGCACCATCGACGGCACCAGTGAGACCGACGGCATCGAACTGGCGCTCGGCGACTTCGGTCCGGACTATCCCGGCGGGCTGTTCGTCGCGCAGGACGGCGACAATGCGCCGGACACACAAAATTTCAAATATGTCAGCTGGAACAAGGTGTTACGGGCACTCAAGCTGCGGTGA